Proteins found in one Methanobrevibacter arboriphilus JCM 13429 = DSM 1125 genomic segment:
- the rbr gene encoding rubrerythrin, whose product MLDLKGTKTEKNLMGSFSGESRSRNKYTFYAAKAKEEGYEQIAALFLETAEKEKEHAKIWFKFLHDEKIPDTVTNLEDAADVEHYGWTMYDKFAKEAKEEGFDIIAYVFEMVGQIEKEHEAKYKKLLANLKNDEVFKKENTVVWECRNCEYIVEGKSAPEICPVCKYPKAYFEIKAKNY is encoded by the coding sequence ATGTTGGATTTGAAAGGAACAAAAACAGAGAAGAATTTAATGGGTTCTTTTTCAGGAGAGTCACGGTCTAGGAATAAATATACTTTTTATGCCGCTAAAGCAAAAGAGGAAGGTTATGAGCAAATTGCTGCTTTATTTCTTGAAACAGCGGAAAAAGAAAAGGAGCATGCAAAAATATGGTTTAAATTTTTACATGATGAAAAAATTCCGGATACAGTAACTAATTTAGAAGATGCTGCTGATGTTGAACATTATGGATGGACTATGTATGATAAATTTGCAAAAGAAGCAAAAGAAGAAGGTTTTGATATAATTGCTTATGTTTTTGAAATGGTAGGTCAAATTGAAAAAGAGCATGAAGCAAAGTATAAGAAATTATTAGCTAATTTAAAAAATGATGAAGTATTTAAAAAAGAAAACACAGTAGTTTGGGAATGTAGGAATTGTGAATATATTGTTGAAGGAAAATCTGCCCCAGAAATTTGTCCAGTATGTAAATATCCAAAAGCATATTTTGAAATAAAAGCAAAAAACTATTAA
- a CDS encoding tyrosine-protein phosphatase has protein sequence MKYIHIPLEGAYNVRELGGYPINNGVTSFNSFLRGDSLEEITVKDLKILEEYGIRNILDLRGEIEIGDELKIIRDNSNLKYKQISLFGDIEKAASEDITKMIVENPEEFLIEIYIAALNEAKSAMKEVFDNIAKCKGGILFHCTDGKDRTGIISALLLDLAGVKKSDIIANYQITHTYIKENPKVKEQAKQYSEELTYSKPKYMANLLNYLEKNYNNTESYLEKIGVSKENIRKIKQKLITI, from the coding sequence ATGAAATATATACATATTCCCTTAGAAGGAGCATATAATGTTAGAGAATTGGGAGGTTATCCTATAAATAATGGAGTTACCTCTTTTAATAGCTTTTTAAGAGGAGATAGCCTTGAAGAAATTACTGTTAAAGACTTAAAAATATTAGAAGAGTATGGTATAAGAAACATACTTGATTTAAGAGGAGAAATTGAAATAGGTGATGAATTAAAAATAATCAGAGATAATTCAAACTTAAAATATAAACAAATTTCATTATTTGGTGATATTGAAAAAGCTGCATCTGAAGATATAACTAAAATGATTGTAGAAAATCCAGAAGAATTTTTAATAGAAATATATATAGCTGCACTGAATGAAGCTAAATCTGCAATGAAAGAAGTGTTTGATAATATAGCAAAATGTAAAGGAGGGATACTTTTCCATTGTACTGATGGAAAAGACAGAACCGGAATAATATCCGCACTTTTATTAGATTTAGCTGGTGTTAAAAAATCAGACATCATAGCTAATTACCAAATAACCCACACTTATATAAAAGAAAATCCAAAAGTAAAGGAACAAGCCAAACAATATTCTGAAGAACTCACTTACTCAAAGCCAAAATATATGGCAAACTTATTAAACTATCTTGAAAAAAATTATAATAATACAGAATCATATCTAGAAAAAATTGGTGTAAGTAAAGAAAATATAAGAAAAATAAAACAAAAATTAATTACCATATAA
- a CDS encoding ABC transporter permease/substrate-binding protein, giving the protein MLNILLEESFSLLISDHEFFMDLLIQHIQLSLISILIAIVLGMIIGIIVSEYEKNKWILSVVNFVYTIPSIALFGLLIPISGIGDVSAIIALTIYALLPMVKNTHSGITNIDKGILEAARGMGSTKFQMLYKIKIPLAMPHIMAGIRTMAVMTIALAGIAAFIGAGGLGVAIYRGITTNNMAMTIAGSILIAILAIVVDFILGQIEKITKYGKNDSKFVNKLKKISKNNENNKKPVAIVAIILVIGLVGGGILYGSSSSETINIASKPYTEQYILGYMLKELIEEKTDLNVKLSTGIAGGVSTIHPGMEKGDFDLYPEYTGTGWMEVLKEGGTFTTEQNSELKSKYNEKYNMSWVGMYGFENTYGIAVNKEIADKYNLKTYSDLAKVSNDLTFGAEPDFFERNDGYNAISEKYNFNFKDTKDMDVGLKYNAINDKKIDVVVIYTTDGRLISSNITILKDDLGFFPSYECGNVVRNEVLKEHPELKEVLLKLEGLISNEDMAKMNYQVEVEKKDPKDVAHEFLKEKKLVD; this is encoded by the coding sequence TTGTTAAATATTTTATTAGAAGAGAGTTTTTCTTTATTGATTTCAGATCACGAATTTTTCATGGATTTATTAATTCAACATATCCAACTTTCTTTAATTTCTATTTTAATCGCGATTGTTTTAGGAATGATTATTGGAATTATTGTTAGTGAATATGAAAAAAATAAATGGATATTAAGTGTAGTTAATTTTGTTTATACTATACCTTCAATAGCATTATTTGGATTATTAATTCCAATATCAGGTATTGGTGATGTTAGTGCAATAATAGCCCTTACAATTTATGCTTTACTTCCTATGGTTAAAAATACTCATTCTGGCATTACTAACATTGATAAGGGGATTTTAGAAGCAGCAAGAGGAATGGGAAGTACAAAATTCCAAATGTTATATAAAATAAAAATTCCACTAGCAATGCCTCATATAATGGCTGGTATCAGAACAATGGCTGTCATGACCATAGCATTAGCTGGTATAGCTGCATTTATAGGTGCTGGAGGGTTAGGTGTAGCTATTTACAGGGGGATAACAACCAATAACATGGCTATGACAATAGCAGGAAGTATTTTAATAGCTATATTAGCTATAGTAGTAGATTTTATTTTAGGCCAAATTGAAAAAATAACGAAATATGGTAAAAATGATTCTAAATTTGTAAATAAATTAAAGAAAATAAGTAAAAATAATGAAAATAATAAAAAGCCAGTAGCAATAGTAGCTATTATATTAGTCATAGGTTTAGTAGGAGGGGGAATATTATATGGCTCTAGTAGTTCTGAAACAATAAACATTGCTAGTAAACCTTATACAGAACAATATATACTGGGTTATATGTTAAAGGAATTGATTGAAGAAAAAACTGATCTTAATGTTAAACTAAGTACTGGTATTGCAGGAGGAGTTAGTACAATTCATCCAGGAATGGAAAAAGGAGATTTTGACTTATATCCAGAATATACTGGAACAGGATGGATGGAAGTTTTAAAAGAAGGTGGAACTTTCACTACTGAGCAAAATTCAGAGTTAAAATCAAAATATAATGAAAAATATAATATGTCATGGGTGGGGATGTATGGATTTGAAAATACATATGGTATAGCTGTTAATAAAGAAATAGCAGATAAATATAATCTAAAAACTTATTCGGATCTTGCAAAAGTATCAAATGATTTAACTTTTGGAGCTGAACCAGATTTTTTTGAAAGAAATGATGGATATAATGCGATCTCTGAAAAATACAATTTCAATTTTAAAGATACTAAGGATATGGATGTTGGATTAAAGTATAATGCTATCAATGACAAAAAAATAGATGTAGTAGTAATATACACAACTGATGGTCGATTAATATCTTCAAATATAACTATATTAAAAGATGATTTAGGGTTCTTCCCATCATATGAATGTGGAAATGTAGTAAGAAATGAAGTTTTAAAAGAACATCCTGAATTAAAGGAGGTTTTATTAAAGCTTGAAGGACTTATTAGTAATGAAGATATGGCTAAAATGAATTATCAAGTAGAAGTTGAGAAGAAAGATCCTAAAGATGTTGCCCATGAATTTTTAAAAGAAAAAAAATTAGTAGATTAA
- a CDS encoding carbon-nitrogen hydrolase family protein: MKLKVALCQMNVVDNKEKNIKKAINMIKKAKSEGSDIAILPEMFNCPYENEKFKEYAEFSDNSYTLKSIAETSKNENIHVLAGSIPEKKINAETGKEKIYNTSFLFDDNGEILGCHRKMHLFDIDVKDKIYFKESDTLNSGNSVTVIDTKSKIGKIGIGICYDIRFLELSRIMSLEGAKILIYPGAFNLTTGPAHWELLFRSRALDNQVFTIGVSPSLNEFNSYHAYGHSIVCNPWGKIVKKASYEEELLITEINLKEVDKVREELPILKNRRNDIYELKNLD; encoded by the coding sequence ATGAAACTGAAAGTAGCTTTATGCCAGATGAATGTAGTTGATAATAAAGAAAAAAATATCAAAAAAGCTATTAATATGATAAAGAAAGCTAAAAGTGAAGGTTCGGATATAGCTATTTTACCAGAAATGTTTAATTGCCCTTATGAAAATGAAAAATTTAAAGAATATGCTGAATTTAGTGATAATAGCTATACTTTAAAATCAATAGCTGAAACTAGTAAAAATGAGAATATTCATGTTTTAGCTGGTTCCATTCCTGAAAAAAAAATCAATGCAGAAACAGGAAAAGAAAAAATTTATAATACTAGTTTTTTATTTGATGATAATGGTGAAATATTAGGTTGTCATAGAAAGATGCATTTATTTGATATAGATGTTAAAGATAAGATTTACTTTAAAGAATCAGATACCTTGAATTCTGGAAATAGTGTTACAGTAATTGACACAAAATCAAAAATAGGTAAGATAGGAATAGGTATCTGTTATGATATTCGTTTTTTAGAACTTTCAAGAATCATGTCACTTGAAGGTGCAAAAATTTTAATATATCCTGGGGCTTTTAATTTAACCACTGGACCTGCTCATTGGGAGTTATTATTTAGATCTCGTGCTCTTGATAATCAAGTTTTTACTATTGGTGTTTCACCATCACTTAATGAATTTAATAGTTATCATGCTTATGGACATTCTATAGTTTGTAATCCATGGGGAAAGATTGTTAAAAAAGCTAGTTATGAAGAAGAACTTTTAATAACTGAAATAAATCTTAAAGAAGTGGATAAAGTAAGAGAAGAACTTCCTATTTTAAAAAATAGACGAAATGATATTTATGAGTTAAAAAACTTAGATTAA